A genomic stretch from Streptomyces venezuelae ATCC 10712 includes:
- a CDS encoding helix-turn-helix domain-containing protein: MDEKESPRVGAAVKRRRRALQLTLAVVSSRSGLSVPFLSQVENDRARPSHRSLELVADALETSAADLLAAAEASRTVDVVRADERSPALPPGVRAVVRGRHQLHALEFTGEQDAGREFQHRNDELLYVADGAAEVEAEGRAYRLDRGDTLYLSGGVRHRWRATEPGTRLLVVAVAEHVEAEEE; this comes from the coding sequence ATGGACGAGAAGGAATCACCCCGCGTGGGCGCGGCCGTCAAGAGGAGACGCAGAGCGCTCCAGCTCACGCTGGCCGTCGTCTCCTCGCGCAGCGGTCTCTCCGTGCCCTTCCTCAGCCAGGTCGAGAACGACCGGGCGCGCCCCAGCCACCGCTCGCTGGAACTCGTCGCCGACGCCCTGGAGACCTCCGCCGCCGACCTCCTGGCCGCCGCGGAGGCCTCCCGTACGGTCGACGTCGTGCGGGCCGACGAGCGTTCTCCCGCGCTGCCCCCGGGCGTACGGGCGGTCGTGCGCGGCCGCCATCAGCTGCACGCCCTGGAGTTCACCGGCGAGCAGGACGCGGGCCGCGAGTTCCAGCACCGCAACGACGAGCTGCTGTACGTGGCCGACGGCGCCGCCGAGGTCGAGGCGGAAGGGCGCGCGTACCGGCTGGACCGGGGCGACACCCTCTACCTCTCCGGCGGGGTACGGCACCGCTGGCGCGCCACCGAACCGGGCACCCGGCTGCTCGTCGTCGCCGTCGCGGAGCACGTCGAGGCCGAAGAGGAATGA
- a CDS encoding ABC transporter permease/substrate binding protein: MPRLPLGEWVDSSVDWLQAQFSWLFDAVSTGVTGLYDGIDAVLSAPQPLLFAGILAVVAWWLRGLAAGVLAFAGFALVDSVQLWDEAMATLSLVLVATLVTLVIAVPLGIWAARSKTVSAVLRPVLDFMQTMPAMVYLIPGIIFFGVGVVPGIIATIVFALPPGVRMTELGIRQVDGELVEAAEAFGTTPRNTLLRVQLPLALPTIMAGVNQVIMLGLSMVVIAGMVGGGGLGGAVYRAIGNVDIGLGFEAGVSIVVLAMYLDRMTGALGRQVSPLGRRAAAKARALLSAKRPGAKLWAHRPQPVTALVGVVVLALVAGGTGVFGGSGASSTTASGPNGGHGKKISIGYIPWDEGIASTFLWKELLERRGYEVETKQLEAGALYTGLAGGQLDFQTDSWLPVTHEQYWKKYQNKLEDLGSWYGPTSLELSVPSYVKGVDSLADLKGKAGQFKGRIVGIEPSAGMMGILKDKVLKEYGLEGEYEVVDGSTPGMLAELKRSYERKEPVVVTLWSPHWAYSTHDLKKLADPKGSWGKGDGVHTLARKGFAAENPEVGSWLKNFELTEKQLTDLEAVIQKTGKGKEQEAVRTWLDNSPGLAEKLAPQ; encoded by the coding sequence GTGCCTAGGCTTCCCCTCGGTGAGTGGGTCGACAGTTCCGTCGACTGGCTCCAGGCCCAGTTCTCCTGGCTCTTCGACGCCGTCAGCACCGGTGTCACCGGTCTCTACGACGGCATCGACGCCGTCCTGTCCGCGCCCCAGCCGCTGCTCTTCGCCGGCATCCTCGCCGTCGTCGCCTGGTGGCTGCGCGGCCTGGCCGCCGGTGTCCTCGCCTTCGCCGGGTTCGCGCTCGTCGACTCGGTGCAGCTGTGGGACGAGGCCATGGCGACGCTCTCCCTCGTCCTCGTCGCCACCTTGGTGACCCTGGTGATCGCCGTGCCGCTCGGCATCTGGGCGGCCCGCTCGAAGACCGTCAGCGCCGTCCTGCGGCCGGTGCTCGACTTCATGCAGACCATGCCGGCGATGGTCTACCTCATCCCCGGCATCATCTTCTTCGGCGTCGGCGTGGTCCCCGGCATCATCGCCACGATCGTCTTCGCGCTGCCCCCGGGCGTCCGCATGACGGAGCTGGGCATCCGGCAGGTCGACGGCGAACTCGTCGAGGCCGCCGAGGCGTTCGGCACCACCCCGCGCAACACGCTGCTCCGCGTGCAGCTGCCGCTGGCCCTCCCGACGATCATGGCCGGTGTCAACCAGGTCATCATGCTCGGCCTTTCGATGGTCGTCATCGCCGGCATGGTCGGCGGCGGCGGGCTCGGCGGCGCGGTCTACCGCGCCATCGGCAACGTCGACATCGGTCTCGGCTTCGAGGCCGGCGTCTCCATCGTCGTCCTCGCCATGTACCTGGACCGGATGACCGGTGCCCTCGGCCGCCAGGTCTCCCCGCTCGGCCGCCGCGCCGCGGCCAAGGCCCGCGCCCTGCTCAGCGCCAAGCGGCCCGGGGCGAAGCTCTGGGCGCACCGCCCGCAGCCCGTCACGGCCCTCGTCGGTGTCGTCGTGCTCGCCCTCGTCGCCGGTGGCACCGGTGTCTTCGGCGGGTCGGGCGCGAGCTCGACCACGGCCTCGGGGCCGAACGGCGGCCACGGCAAGAAGATCAGCATCGGCTACATCCCCTGGGACGAGGGCATCGCGTCCACGTTCCTGTGGAAGGAACTCCTGGAACGCCGGGGGTACGAGGTCGAGACCAAGCAGCTGGAGGCCGGCGCGCTCTACACGGGCCTGGCCGGCGGCCAGCTCGACTTCCAGACCGACTCCTGGCTGCCCGTCACGCACGAGCAGTACTGGAAGAAGTACCAGAACAAGCTGGAGGACCTCGGCTCCTGGTACGGCCCCACTTCCCTGGAGCTCTCCGTCCCCTCATACGTGAAGGGCGTCGACTCCCTCGCCGACCTCAAGGGCAAGGCGGGACAGTTCAAGGGCCGGATCGTCGGCATCGAGCCCAGCGCCGGCATGATGGGCATCCTCAAGGACAAGGTGCTCAAGGAGTACGGCCTGGAGGGCGAGTACGAGGTCGTCGACGGCTCCACGCCCGGCATGCTCGCCGAGCTGAAGCGCTCGTACGAGCGCAAGGAACCGGTCGTCGTCACCCTCTGGTCGCCGCACTGGGCCTACTCCACCCACGACCTGAAGAAGCTCGCCGACCCCAAGGGTTCCTGGGGCAAGGGCGACGGCGTCCACACCCTCGCCCGTAAGGGATTCGCCGCCGAGAACCCCGAGGTCGGCAGCTGGCTGAAGAACTTCGAGCTGACCGAGAAGCAGCTCACGGACCTCGAAGCCGTCATCCAGAAGACCGGCAAGGGCAAGGAGCAGGAGGCCGTCCGTACCTGGCTGGACAACAGCCCGGGCCTCGCGGAGAAGCTCGCCCCGCAGTAG
- a CDS encoding quaternary amine ABC transporter ATP-binding protein, translating into MSRLQADHLYKVFGRRPDEAVRRLAAGADREELRAEGTTAAVVDAGFTVEPGQIFVVMGLSGSGKSTLLRMLNGLLEPTAGRVLFDGRDLTALSPRDLRTVRSTKISMVFQHFALFPHRNVLENAGYGLEVQGVPRAEREVRAAEALELCGLAGWEKSWPDELSGGMQQRVGLARALATDADLLLMDESFSALDPLIRRDMQDQLLVLQQRLKKTIVFITHDLNEAMRLGDRIAVMRDGRIVQLGTAEDILVRPADDYVASFIQDVDRSRVLTASAVMTGGATPVDCPADCACQAVGPDTLVADLCAVAARAPHPVTVEDSDGAVLGVVPTERLLAVMGGLGARNAEDADAKEVTVGA; encoded by the coding sequence GTGTCCAGGCTCCAGGCAGACCACCTGTACAAGGTGTTCGGCAGACGACCCGACGAAGCCGTCCGCAGGCTCGCCGCCGGCGCCGACCGGGAGGAGCTGCGTGCCGAGGGGACGACGGCAGCCGTCGTCGACGCCGGGTTCACCGTCGAGCCCGGCCAGATCTTCGTCGTGATGGGGCTCTCCGGATCCGGCAAGTCCACCCTGCTGCGCATGCTCAACGGCCTGCTCGAACCGACCGCCGGGCGGGTCCTCTTCGACGGCCGGGATCTCACCGCGCTCTCCCCCCGCGACCTGCGCACCGTGCGCTCCACCAAGATCAGCATGGTCTTCCAGCACTTCGCGCTGTTCCCGCACCGAAACGTCCTGGAGAACGCCGGCTACGGCCTGGAGGTCCAGGGCGTCCCGCGCGCCGAGCGGGAGGTCCGGGCCGCCGAGGCCCTGGAGCTGTGCGGCCTGGCCGGGTGGGAGAAGTCCTGGCCCGACGAGCTCTCCGGCGGCATGCAGCAGCGCGTCGGCCTCGCCCGCGCGCTCGCCACCGACGCCGACCTGCTCCTCATGGACGAGTCCTTCAGCGCGCTCGACCCCCTCATCCGCCGCGACATGCAGGACCAGCTCCTGGTGCTCCAGCAGCGGCTGAAGAAGACGATCGTCTTCATCACCCACGACCTCAACGAGGCCATGCGCCTCGGCGACCGGATCGCCGTCATGCGCGACGGCAGGATCGTGCAGCTCGGCACCGCCGAGGACATCCTGGTCCGCCCCGCCGATGACTACGTGGCCTCCTTCATCCAGGACGTCGACCGCTCCCGGGTGCTCACCGCCTCCGCCGTCATGACGGGCGGCGCCACCCCGGTGGACTGCCCCGCCGACTGCGCCTGCCAGGCCGTCGGCCCGGACACGCTCGTCGCCGACCTGTGCGCCGTCGCCGCCCGCGCCCCGCACCCCGTGACCGTCGAGGACTCCGACGGCGCCGTCCTCGGAGTCGTACCGACCGAGCGGCTGCTGGCCGTGATGGGCGGGCTCGGCGCGAGGAATGCCGAGGACGCGGATGCGAAGGAGGTGACCGTCGGTGCCTAG
- a CDS encoding 5'-3' exonuclease: MLLDTASLYFRAYFGVPDSVRAPDGTPVNAVRGLLDFITRLVQDHQPDDLVACWDDDWRPQWRVDLIPSYKAHRVAVVTETGPDEEEIPDTLSPQVPVIEEVLAALGIARIGAAGYEADDVIGTLAGRARGPVDIVTGDRDLFQLVDDARSVRVLYPRKGVGDCDLVDADMIVSKYGVRPDQYADFAALRGDASDGLPGVKGIGEKTAAQLITEYGDLAGVRAAAEDRTSKLTPAKRRGIVEAAAYLDVAPTVVKVAGDVPLPEFDATLPTAPRDPAALDALVKRWGLGGAVGRLLPVLDR, from the coding sequence ATGCTCCTCGACACCGCCAGCCTCTACTTCCGGGCCTACTTCGGCGTGCCGGACTCCGTCCGCGCCCCCGACGGCACTCCCGTCAACGCCGTGCGCGGACTGCTCGACTTCATCACCCGGCTCGTCCAGGACCACCAGCCTGACGACCTCGTGGCCTGCTGGGACGACGACTGGCGGCCGCAGTGGCGGGTGGACCTGATCCCCTCGTACAAGGCGCACCGGGTGGCCGTCGTGACCGAGACGGGACCGGACGAGGAGGAGATCCCCGACACCCTGTCCCCCCAGGTCCCGGTGATCGAGGAGGTCCTGGCGGCGCTCGGCATCGCCCGGATCGGCGCGGCGGGGTACGAGGCGGACGACGTGATCGGAACGCTCGCGGGCCGCGCCCGGGGCCCGGTGGACATCGTCACGGGCGACCGGGACCTGTTCCAGCTGGTCGACGACGCCCGGAGCGTACGGGTGCTGTACCCGCGCAAGGGCGTCGGCGACTGCGACCTGGTGGACGCGGACATGATCGTCAGCAAGTACGGGGTGCGCCCCGACCAGTACGCCGACTTCGCGGCGCTGCGCGGCGACGCCAGCGACGGCCTGCCCGGAGTGAAGGGCATCGGCGAGAAGACGGCGGCCCAGCTGATCACCGAGTACGGCGACCTGGCCGGGGTACGGGCGGCCGCCGAGGACCGGACGTCGAAGCTGACCCCCGCCAAGCGGCGCGGAATCGTGGAGGCGGCCGCCTACCTGGACGTCGCTCCGACGGTGGTGAAGGTCGCCGGGGACGTACCGCTGCCGGAGTTCGACGCGACCCTGCCGACGGCACCCAGGGACCCGGCGGCGCTCGACGCGCTGGTCAAGCGCTGGGGTCTCGGCGGGGCCGTGGGACGACTGCTGCCGGTCCTGGACCGCTGA
- a CDS encoding siderophore-interacting protein encodes MAEQPRKAPKATEARVVRTERITPHMVRIVLGGPGLGAFEADTYTDHYVKLLFAPEGVAYPEPFDMERIREEFPREQWPTTRTYTVRAWDPVHRELTIDFVVHGDEGLAGPWAARAEAGDTVRFLGPGGGYSPDPAADWHLLAGDESALPAIAVALEQLPAGARVHAFVEISDAAEEQKFATDHGIDVTWLHRGDRPVGEALVEAVQSLDFPAGDVHAFVHGEAGFVKELRRHLRLDRAVPRERLSISGYWRQGKSDEAWRAIKREWNDQVEREQEN; translated from the coding sequence GTGGCGGAGCAGCCCCGCAAGGCACCGAAGGCCACCGAGGCGCGCGTGGTGCGCACCGAGCGGATCACCCCGCACATGGTGCGGATCGTCCTGGGCGGGCCCGGCCTCGGCGCCTTCGAGGCCGACACCTACACCGACCACTACGTGAAGCTGCTCTTCGCCCCAGAGGGCGTCGCCTACCCGGAGCCGTTCGACATGGAGCGGATCCGGGAGGAGTTCCCCCGGGAGCAGTGGCCGACCACGCGGACGTACACGGTGCGCGCCTGGGACCCGGTCCACCGCGAGCTGACCATCGACTTCGTGGTCCACGGCGACGAGGGCCTCGCGGGCCCGTGGGCGGCGCGCGCCGAGGCGGGCGACACGGTGCGCTTCCTGGGCCCCGGCGGCGGCTACTCGCCGGACCCGGCGGCCGACTGGCACCTGCTCGCGGGCGACGAGAGCGCGCTGCCGGCCATCGCGGTGGCCCTGGAGCAGCTGCCGGCCGGGGCGCGGGTGCACGCGTTCGTGGAGATCTCGGACGCCGCCGAGGAGCAGAAGTTCGCGACGGACCACGGCATCGACGTGACCTGGCTGCACCGGGGCGACCGGCCGGTGGGCGAGGCGCTCGTCGAGGCCGTGCAGTCCCTGGACTTCCCGGCCGGCGACGTGCACGCCTTCGTCCACGGCGAGGCGGGCTTCGTGAAGGAACTCCGCCGGCACCTGCGCCTTGACCGGGCGGTACCGCGCGAGCGCCTGTCGATCTCGGGCTACTGGCGCCAGGGGAAGTCGGACGAGGCGTGGCGCGCGATCAAGCGCGAGTGGAACGACCAGGTGGAACGCGAACAGGAGAACTGA